A DNA window from Ranitomeya imitator isolate aRanImi1 chromosome 2, aRanImi1.pri, whole genome shotgun sequence contains the following coding sequences:
- the CLDND1 gene encoding claudin domain-containing protein 1, giving the protein MDNRFATALVIGSVLSLLSVIYLSAAVGTVSWYHYFTSSVLDNVSETAANEFLTELERANEKAYTDALYHCNGSLGLWQQCITFSQQHSEDASSELRCVSLSFSDQFLEKYTQPGNHNTEIDLIRTYLWRCQFLLPLVALGLIFFGAIIGLAGCVCRSLYPALGTGALHLLAGVCTLGAVLCFSSGVYMLQKSLPPPSEVRGEYGWSFCLACVSSPLQIMAGALFLWASRASRKEYSLMKAYRVA; this is encoded by the exons ATGGATAACCGCTTTGCCACAGCTCTGGTGATTGGCAGCGTCTTATCTCTCCTGTCAGTGATTTACCTGTCTGCGGCAGTGGGCACAGTTTCCTGGTACCATTATTTCACTTCCTCCGTCCTCGACAATGTCAGTGAAACAGCTGCAAATGAATTCTTAACTGAATTGGAAAGGGCCAATGAGAAGGCATACACGGACGCTCTGTACCACTGCAACGGGAGCCTGGGGCTATGGCAGCAGTGCATCACCTTCTCCCAGCAGCACAGCGAGG ATGCCTCCTCTGAATTGCGCTGCGTCTCACTGTCTTTCTCGGATCAGTTCTTGGAAAAATACACTCAGCCCGGAAATCACAACACCGAGATTGACCTGATACGTACAT ATCTGTGGCGCTGCCAGTTCCTGCTCCCTCTGGTCGCACTTGGCCTAATATTTTTTGGAGCCATTATCGGTCTGGCTGGCTGTGTGTGCCGCAGTTTGTACCCGGCTCTGGGAACTGGGGCCTTGCATCTACTGGCAG GTGTGTGCACATTGGGAGCCGTTCTGTGTTTCTCCAGTGGGGTGTATATGCTGCAGAAGAGTCTGCCCCCTCCGTCAGAGGTCCGGGGAGAATATGGCTGGTCCTTCTGCTTGGCTTGCGTCtcctcacctctgcagataatgGCTGGAGCCCTGTTCCTCTGGGCATCTCGTGCTAGTCGGAAAGAGTACTCCTTGATGAAGGCTTATCGGGTGGCATGA
- the ERCC1 gene encoding DNA excision repair protein ERCC-1 yields the protein MEIPREDTKSAEGEHKRFIIPSQEPEGLPVRSLFQARSAVQPPRVGSSGSYADYIFQKESKVPERKPQCQKSGVGPGQKPQCEETHQGLELKVQCEKTDLGSESKSRSESTALALNLHEKEDPKIRTEEAAIPNPKPGGGRSCIVVSPRQRGNPLLKHVRNIPWEFGEIVPDYLLGETCCAFFLSLRYHNLNPEYIHTRLRSLGQSYALRVLLVLVDVKDPHFTLKELAKICILSDCTLVLSWSPEEAARYLETYKCYEQKPADVLKERTESDFMSRITDCLTTVKSVNKTDSCTLLTTFGTLADLANASREDLSLCPGLGPQKAKRLFDALHEPFLKAKK from the exons ATGGAAATCCCGAGAGAAGACACTAAGTCCGCAGAAGGAGAACACAAACGATTCATTATTCCTTCTCAGGAACCTGAAGGACTTCCG GTGCGTTCCCTATTCCAAGCCCGATCTGCAGTTCAACCTCCCAGGGTGGGCTCCTCGGGGAGTTATGCAGATTACATTTTTCAGAAGGAGTCTAAAGTGCCGGAACGGAAACCTCAATGCCAGAAGTCCGGTGTGGGTCCAGGACAGAAACCTCAGTGTGAGGAGACGCATCAGGGTTTGGAACTGAAGGTCCAGTGTGAGAAGACAGATTTAGGCTCAGAATCAAAGTCTCGAAGTGAAAGCACAGCCTTGGCCCTGAATCTACATGAAAAGGAAGATCCTAAGATCAGGACAGAAGAGGCAGCCATCCCAAATCCTAAGCCTGGAGGTGGGAGGAGCTGTATTGTGGTCAGCCCAAGACAG AGGGGTAACCCACTTCTGAAGCATGTTAGAAATATTCCTTGGGAGTTTGGAGAAATTGTGCCAGATTATCTACTTGGAGAGACATGTTGTGCCTTTTTTCTCAG TCTGCGATATCACAACCTAAATCCTGAATATATACACACGCGGCTGCGGTCTTTGGGTCAGTCCTATGCGCTCCGTGTTCTTCTGGTGCTGGTGGATGTG AAAGACCCCCATTTTACTCTAAAAGAGCTGGCAAAGATCTGTATCCTATCAGACTGTACACTGGTACTGAGCTGGAG TCCAGAGGAGGCCGCAAGATACCTGGAGACGTACAAGTGCTATGAACAGAAGCCGGCGGATGTCCTCAAAGAAAGGACGGAAAGTGACTTCATGTCCAGG ATCACAGATTGCCTAACCACCGTGAAGTCCGTGAACAAGACAGACAGTTGCACTTTACTCACCACATTTGGG ACTCTCGCTGACCTTGCCAATGCATCTCGAGAAGATCTCTCTCTTTGTCCAGGTCTTGGACCCCAAAAA GCGAAGAGACTGTTCGATGCTCTACATGAACCATTCTTAAAAGCTAAAAAGTAA